A window from Neodiprion fabricii isolate iyNeoFabr1 chromosome 2, iyNeoFabr1.1, whole genome shotgun sequence encodes these proteins:
- the LOC124175125 gene encoding vacuolar protein sorting-associated protein 72-like isoform X1 encodes MSDNTEIFEDRKSEMLEDEEMPTFISVSSKDISLPYTAGENIQQLLPLDNSVNPLRGTDEPPDDYEGQSRSHTTEERADEGKDDNEEGSVCIVSSGEEADDVDRFSRSYDEDIDEEDDEEEEDDDDDDDDDEDDDDDNDEDDDDDEEEIHGEICQISYFPEYDIGVIHPRDEEVDDADDMLGDFSEEEIEREDVMSDDMALRSDKSKVTNQQQRSQSLQDLSEYRPLRKSSVTSVNKYSRVQSKVKRYIQDLKNMSRRSAERRMAMEESRRHSDFSGKACQDEEVNEYDQKTRGRKSIKGYAEHVLKDLEIREQLNQEEGIALTNEDVNSCVIREDENDLQAKINAKNVNREHRQKDTTINEMNVENDIAKVKKPNMNGELLSDDLKNIRVPKQITVNYALNGQTQGQNIMDVRSIGYDEYMRGSSNSSMDRNLVNVESNEKTSCNEVTEYKKMQITNVHSEAPSSEIVIKNVQSVKETPMEVVEHQEDIKTVVAVKTDEKNNAETLAQLALVVTQLNQKTTQCKEIREAYEKTLSENFELKQELEELKKTISKLSVNQKSTPQLVAVAIQTDPPPNSQKIEINPPTNACTNPKLSTSSMGSAVSCNTQWTESPGSFPASNGSIRPLPNLTPLSNAEDSFIGASETPPRPPHQPSHAFQTSSKIIRMLSNITRRKSKTDDNVIGNSNMANTFGTGFSSPGVSSLNTPINHRGSNKRKATEMPENANFLQPPKIPHRVDGSNRLHRRTKTEFKYPGDYVKTNSQPFVPQSNDANRPLENLEDPPKENDAVEDLDSGVKCFTYREDENSLETSFLIQAEDETKSQDGKDGERAAPVVRECGPYLLGNVEVRMTEINGTINIWGKEVSQETNTEDETEEVTDEMDEANERGSCGCWQKTPNTRNLTVDPLSCSTNKKAKIPPLRLSESGHLKNYSSFLPTIAKESTSATDNFRECQNSKYSMNLERDDNCRKYEAHSNSRNVNQLKRSSNFAEDENTRNFAKNYFSCNCEHEHCDYSPRHRVSRHCHGDHDCASIISNLRETGRCSRLQNTKDNDQSKTEVNLSRNHLLHFTSNLTDENVTCSHSMRKNTTMEDDDDDVFKKPSTSNARVIESCCRSVGCRSRSPSFSNLSTDPLLSHHPHESSEVRRRRSSGKRVRGILMDFLRGCGDCHAKNISDNKVSPSTVPEIRVRSSTPPPSLLNQCRQRTTHYGSTNTRCNHTECCVSCARKLEMAAEIEAQLEIFGAEMERLRSRSQAVLGMLNTLHSADTTN; translated from the exons ATGTCGGATAACACCGAGATTTTTGAGGATCGGAAAAGTGAAATGCTGGAGGACGAGGAGATGCCGACGTTTATAAGCGTTTCGAGCAAAGACATTAGCCTGCCGTATACAGCCGGGGAAAACATCCAGCAACTCCTGCCGCTTGATAACTCTGTGAACCCCTTGCGAGGCACCGACGAGCCGCCGGACGATTACGAGGGCCAGAGCCGTAGCCACACCACCGAGGAACGGGCTGACGAGGGTAAAGATGATAATGAGGAGGGCAGCGTTTGCATAGTCTCTTCCGGAGAGGAAGCCGACGACGTTGATCGCTTCTCCAGGTCCTACGACGAGGATATagacgaggaggacgacgaggaggaggaagatgatgatgatgatgatgatgatgatgaagacgacgatgatgataacgacgaagacgacgacgacgacgaggaggaaATTCATGGTGAAATCTGTCAGATTTCTTACTTTCCTGAATACG ACATAGGTGTTATTCATCCAAGGGATGAAGAAGTCGATGACGCAGATGACATGTTGGGTGATTTTTCGGAAGAGGAAATTGAGAGAGAAGATGTTATGTCTGATGACATGGCATTGAGATCCGATAAATCAAAGGTGACTAATCAACAACAGAGAAGTCAGTCCCTGCAAGATCTGTCCGAATATCGTCCGTTGCGCAAATCCTCCGTCACAAGTGTAAACAAGTACAGTCGCGTACAGAGCAAAGTGAAACGTTATATTCAGGACTTAAAAAATATGAGTAGGAGGTCAGCTGAGAGGCGCATGGCCATGGAAGAATCGAGAAGACATTCAGATTTTAGCGGAAAAG CCTGCCAAGATGAAGAGGTGAATGAATATGATCAGAAAACGAGAGGTCGAAAAAGTATCAAGGGCTACGCTGAACATGTGTTGAAAGACTTGGAAATAAGAGAACAGCTTAATCAGGAGGAGGGGATTGCTTTAACAAATGAAGATGTAAATAGCTGCGTAATACGAGAGGATGAAAATGATTTGCAAGCGAAAATTAATGCAAAGAATGTAAATCGCGAGCATCGACAAAAGGACACaacaataaatgaaatgaatgtGGAGAACGACATTGCCAAGGTGAAAAAACCGAACATGAATGGCGAACTGTTGAgtgatgatttgaaaaatattagggTACCGAAACAAATAACAGTGAACTACGCTTTGAACGGTCAGACACAAGGACAGAATATTATGGATGTTCGATCGATCGGCTACGACGAATACATGAGAGGTAGCTCAAACTCGAGCATGGATAGAAACTTGGTAAATGTAGAATCTAATGAGAAAACTTCCTGCAATGAAGTAACGGAATACAAGAAAATGCAAATTACAAATGTTCATAGCGAGGCCCCGTCCTCCGAGATAGTAATTAAGAATGTTCAAAGTGTAAAGGAAACTCCAATGGAGGTAGTCGAGCATCAAGAGGACATTAAGACGGTAGTAGCTGTTAAAactgatgagaaaaataatgccGAAACACTAGCACAGTTAGCATTAGTTGTAACTCAGTTAAATCAAAAAACAACCCAGTGCAAGGAGATAAGAGAAGCATATGAGAAGACACTGTCGGAAAATTTTGAGCTTAAACAAGAATTagaggaattgaaaaaaacaatatccaAATTATCTGTCAACCAAAAATCGACTCCCCAACTGGTTGCCGTCGCAATACAAACTGACCCACCTCCAAATTcccagaaaattgaaattaatccACCTACTAATGCCTGTACCAATCCAAAACTTTCCACTAGCAGTATGGGCTCTGCTGTTAGCTGCAACACGCAATGGACTGAAAGCCCTGGGAGTTTTCCAGCTTCCAACGGATCCATCAGACCGCTACCCAATCTGACACCACTTTCAAACGCTGAAGACAGCTTTATAGGAGCATCTGAAAcccctcctcgtccacctcatCAGCCTTCACATGCATTCCAAACTTCTTCAAAGATAATTAGGATGCTATCAAACATAACACGACGAAAGTCAAAAACCGATGATAATGTAATTGGGAATTCAAATATGGCGAATACCTTTGGAACGGGCTTCAGTAGTCCTGGAGTTTCTAGCTTAAATACACCGATCAATCATCGGGGTTCAAACAAGAGAAAAGCTACAGAAATGCCCGAGAATGCAAACTTTCTTCAACCTCCAAAGATCCCGCACAGAGTTGATGGCTCTAACAGATTACACAGAAGGACAAAGACCGAATTTAAGTATCCAGGAGATTATGTAAAGACTAACTCTCAACCCTTTGTGCCTCAATCAAATGACGCTAATAGACCTTTGGAGAACTTGGAAGATCCACCGAAAGAAAATGATGCTGTTGAAGATCTGGATTCCGGTGTGAAATGCTTTACATATCGTGAGGATGAAAATAGTTTGGAAACAAGCTTTCTTATCCAAGCTGAGGACGAGACAAAAAGTCAAGATGGCAAAGATGGTGAACGAGCTGCACCTGTTGTCCGTGAGTGCGGACCTTATTTACTCGGAAATGTAGAAGTTCGGATGACGGAAATAAATGGAACCATCAACATCTGGGGCAAAGAG GTTAGTCAAGAAACAAACACTGAAGATGAAACAGAAGAAGTCACTGATGAGATGGATGAAGCAAACGAGAGAGGATCTTGTGGGTGCTGGCAAAAGACACCAAACACACGGAATTTAACTGTTGATCCTCTTTCCTGCTCGACGAATAAAAAGGCAAAAATTCCACCATTGAGGCTTAGTGAATCTGGTCACCTGAAGAACTATAGTTCTTTCTTACCAACTATAGCTAAGGAGTCGACATCTGCTACAGATAACTTCAGAGAATGTCAAAACTCTAAGTATTCGATGAATCTTGAGAGAGATGATAATTGTCGGAAGTACGAGGCGCACAGTAATTCTCGAAATGTTAATCAATTGAAGAGATCCTCAAACTTTGCAGAAGACGAAAATACGAGAAATTTCGCAAAGAACTATTTTAGCTGTAATTGCGAACACGAACACTGTGATTATTCTCCACGTCACAGAGTTTCGAGACATTGTCATGGTGATCACGATTGTGCGTCcatcatttcaaatttaagGGAAACGGGGAGATGTTCAAGATTGCAAAACACTAAAGATAACGATCAATCAAAGACTGAAGTGAACTTAAGTAGGAATCATTTGTTGCACTTTACTTCCAACTTGACGGACGAAAATGTAACTTGTTCTCACAGTATGAGGAAAAATACCACAATGGaagatgacgacgatgatgtaTTTAAGAAACCGTCTACTTCAAATGCAAGAGTAATTGAGAGCTGTTGTAGAAGTGTGGGTTGCAGATCGCGAAGTCCTTCGTTTAGTAATCTATCCACCGATCCCTTACTGTCGCACCATCCACACGAATCTTCCGAG GTAAGACGTCGACGCTCAAGTGGAAAACGAGTACGTGGTATTCTCATGGACTTTTTGAGAGGCTGTGGAGACTGTCATGCTAAGAACATTTCTGACAACAAAGTTTCACCTAGTACCGTGCCCGAAATTCGTGTCAGATCTAGTACCCCTCCTCCTAGTCTGTTAAATCAATGTCGACAACGGACAACTCATTACGGATCAACAAATACTAG GTGCAATCATACGGAATGCTGCGTTTCATGTGCCCGAAAACTAGAAATGGCTGCAGAAATAGAAGCCCAGCTGGAAATTTTTGGAGCAGAAATGGAAAGGCTACGCTCTCGATCGCAAGCAGTTCTTGGAATGTTGAACACGTTACACTCCGCAGATACGACAAACTGA
- the LOC124175125 gene encoding vacuolar protein sorting-associated protein 72-like isoform X2, which produces MSDNTEIFEDRKSEMLEDEEMPTFISVSSKDISLPYTAGENIQQLLPLDNSVNPLRGTDEPPDDYEGQSRSHTTEERADEGKDDNEEGSVCIVSSGEEADDVDRFSRSYDEDIDEEDDEEEEDDDDDDDDDEDDDDDNDEDDDDDEEEIHDIGVIHPRDEEVDDADDMLGDFSEEEIEREDVMSDDMALRSDKSKVTNQQQRSQSLQDLSEYRPLRKSSVTSVNKYSRVQSKVKRYIQDLKNMSRRSAERRMAMEESRRHSDFSGKACQDEEVNEYDQKTRGRKSIKGYAEHVLKDLEIREQLNQEEGIALTNEDVNSCVIREDENDLQAKINAKNVNREHRQKDTTINEMNVENDIAKVKKPNMNGELLSDDLKNIRVPKQITVNYALNGQTQGQNIMDVRSIGYDEYMRGSSNSSMDRNLVNVESNEKTSCNEVTEYKKMQITNVHSEAPSSEIVIKNVQSVKETPMEVVEHQEDIKTVVAVKTDEKNNAETLAQLALVVTQLNQKTTQCKEIREAYEKTLSENFELKQELEELKKTISKLSVNQKSTPQLVAVAIQTDPPPNSQKIEINPPTNACTNPKLSTSSMGSAVSCNTQWTESPGSFPASNGSIRPLPNLTPLSNAEDSFIGASETPPRPPHQPSHAFQTSSKIIRMLSNITRRKSKTDDNVIGNSNMANTFGTGFSSPGVSSLNTPINHRGSNKRKATEMPENANFLQPPKIPHRVDGSNRLHRRTKTEFKYPGDYVKTNSQPFVPQSNDANRPLENLEDPPKENDAVEDLDSGVKCFTYREDENSLETSFLIQAEDETKSQDGKDGERAAPVVRECGPYLLGNVEVRMTEINGTINIWGKEVSQETNTEDETEEVTDEMDEANERGSCGCWQKTPNTRNLTVDPLSCSTNKKAKIPPLRLSESGHLKNYSSFLPTIAKESTSATDNFRECQNSKYSMNLERDDNCRKYEAHSNSRNVNQLKRSSNFAEDENTRNFAKNYFSCNCEHEHCDYSPRHRVSRHCHGDHDCASIISNLRETGRCSRLQNTKDNDQSKTEVNLSRNHLLHFTSNLTDENVTCSHSMRKNTTMEDDDDDVFKKPSTSNARVIESCCRSVGCRSRSPSFSNLSTDPLLSHHPHESSEVRRRRSSGKRVRGILMDFLRGCGDCHAKNISDNKVSPSTVPEIRVRSSTPPPSLLNQCRQRTTHYGSTNTRCNHTECCVSCARKLEMAAEIEAQLEIFGAEMERLRSRSQAVLGMLNTLHSADTTN; this is translated from the exons ATGTCGGATAACACCGAGATTTTTGAGGATCGGAAAAGTGAAATGCTGGAGGACGAGGAGATGCCGACGTTTATAAGCGTTTCGAGCAAAGACATTAGCCTGCCGTATACAGCCGGGGAAAACATCCAGCAACTCCTGCCGCTTGATAACTCTGTGAACCCCTTGCGAGGCACCGACGAGCCGCCGGACGATTACGAGGGCCAGAGCCGTAGCCACACCACCGAGGAACGGGCTGACGAGGGTAAAGATGATAATGAGGAGGGCAGCGTTTGCATAGTCTCTTCCGGAGAGGAAGCCGACGACGTTGATCGCTTCTCCAGGTCCTACGACGAGGATATagacgaggaggacgacgaggaggaggaagatgatgatgatgatgatgatgatgatgaagacgacgatgatgataacgacgaagacgacgacgacgacgaggaggaaATTCATG ACATAGGTGTTATTCATCCAAGGGATGAAGAAGTCGATGACGCAGATGACATGTTGGGTGATTTTTCGGAAGAGGAAATTGAGAGAGAAGATGTTATGTCTGATGACATGGCATTGAGATCCGATAAATCAAAGGTGACTAATCAACAACAGAGAAGTCAGTCCCTGCAAGATCTGTCCGAATATCGTCCGTTGCGCAAATCCTCCGTCACAAGTGTAAACAAGTACAGTCGCGTACAGAGCAAAGTGAAACGTTATATTCAGGACTTAAAAAATATGAGTAGGAGGTCAGCTGAGAGGCGCATGGCCATGGAAGAATCGAGAAGACATTCAGATTTTAGCGGAAAAG CCTGCCAAGATGAAGAGGTGAATGAATATGATCAGAAAACGAGAGGTCGAAAAAGTATCAAGGGCTACGCTGAACATGTGTTGAAAGACTTGGAAATAAGAGAACAGCTTAATCAGGAGGAGGGGATTGCTTTAACAAATGAAGATGTAAATAGCTGCGTAATACGAGAGGATGAAAATGATTTGCAAGCGAAAATTAATGCAAAGAATGTAAATCGCGAGCATCGACAAAAGGACACaacaataaatgaaatgaatgtGGAGAACGACATTGCCAAGGTGAAAAAACCGAACATGAATGGCGAACTGTTGAgtgatgatttgaaaaatattagggTACCGAAACAAATAACAGTGAACTACGCTTTGAACGGTCAGACACAAGGACAGAATATTATGGATGTTCGATCGATCGGCTACGACGAATACATGAGAGGTAGCTCAAACTCGAGCATGGATAGAAACTTGGTAAATGTAGAATCTAATGAGAAAACTTCCTGCAATGAAGTAACGGAATACAAGAAAATGCAAATTACAAATGTTCATAGCGAGGCCCCGTCCTCCGAGATAGTAATTAAGAATGTTCAAAGTGTAAAGGAAACTCCAATGGAGGTAGTCGAGCATCAAGAGGACATTAAGACGGTAGTAGCTGTTAAAactgatgagaaaaataatgccGAAACACTAGCACAGTTAGCATTAGTTGTAACTCAGTTAAATCAAAAAACAACCCAGTGCAAGGAGATAAGAGAAGCATATGAGAAGACACTGTCGGAAAATTTTGAGCTTAAACAAGAATTagaggaattgaaaaaaacaatatccaAATTATCTGTCAACCAAAAATCGACTCCCCAACTGGTTGCCGTCGCAATACAAACTGACCCACCTCCAAATTcccagaaaattgaaattaatccACCTACTAATGCCTGTACCAATCCAAAACTTTCCACTAGCAGTATGGGCTCTGCTGTTAGCTGCAACACGCAATGGACTGAAAGCCCTGGGAGTTTTCCAGCTTCCAACGGATCCATCAGACCGCTACCCAATCTGACACCACTTTCAAACGCTGAAGACAGCTTTATAGGAGCATCTGAAAcccctcctcgtccacctcatCAGCCTTCACATGCATTCCAAACTTCTTCAAAGATAATTAGGATGCTATCAAACATAACACGACGAAAGTCAAAAACCGATGATAATGTAATTGGGAATTCAAATATGGCGAATACCTTTGGAACGGGCTTCAGTAGTCCTGGAGTTTCTAGCTTAAATACACCGATCAATCATCGGGGTTCAAACAAGAGAAAAGCTACAGAAATGCCCGAGAATGCAAACTTTCTTCAACCTCCAAAGATCCCGCACAGAGTTGATGGCTCTAACAGATTACACAGAAGGACAAAGACCGAATTTAAGTATCCAGGAGATTATGTAAAGACTAACTCTCAACCCTTTGTGCCTCAATCAAATGACGCTAATAGACCTTTGGAGAACTTGGAAGATCCACCGAAAGAAAATGATGCTGTTGAAGATCTGGATTCCGGTGTGAAATGCTTTACATATCGTGAGGATGAAAATAGTTTGGAAACAAGCTTTCTTATCCAAGCTGAGGACGAGACAAAAAGTCAAGATGGCAAAGATGGTGAACGAGCTGCACCTGTTGTCCGTGAGTGCGGACCTTATTTACTCGGAAATGTAGAAGTTCGGATGACGGAAATAAATGGAACCATCAACATCTGGGGCAAAGAG GTTAGTCAAGAAACAAACACTGAAGATGAAACAGAAGAAGTCACTGATGAGATGGATGAAGCAAACGAGAGAGGATCTTGTGGGTGCTGGCAAAAGACACCAAACACACGGAATTTAACTGTTGATCCTCTTTCCTGCTCGACGAATAAAAAGGCAAAAATTCCACCATTGAGGCTTAGTGAATCTGGTCACCTGAAGAACTATAGTTCTTTCTTACCAACTATAGCTAAGGAGTCGACATCTGCTACAGATAACTTCAGAGAATGTCAAAACTCTAAGTATTCGATGAATCTTGAGAGAGATGATAATTGTCGGAAGTACGAGGCGCACAGTAATTCTCGAAATGTTAATCAATTGAAGAGATCCTCAAACTTTGCAGAAGACGAAAATACGAGAAATTTCGCAAAGAACTATTTTAGCTGTAATTGCGAACACGAACACTGTGATTATTCTCCACGTCACAGAGTTTCGAGACATTGTCATGGTGATCACGATTGTGCGTCcatcatttcaaatttaagGGAAACGGGGAGATGTTCAAGATTGCAAAACACTAAAGATAACGATCAATCAAAGACTGAAGTGAACTTAAGTAGGAATCATTTGTTGCACTTTACTTCCAACTTGACGGACGAAAATGTAACTTGTTCTCACAGTATGAGGAAAAATACCACAATGGaagatgacgacgatgatgtaTTTAAGAAACCGTCTACTTCAAATGCAAGAGTAATTGAGAGCTGTTGTAGAAGTGTGGGTTGCAGATCGCGAAGTCCTTCGTTTAGTAATCTATCCACCGATCCCTTACTGTCGCACCATCCACACGAATCTTCCGAG GTAAGACGTCGACGCTCAAGTGGAAAACGAGTACGTGGTATTCTCATGGACTTTTTGAGAGGCTGTGGAGACTGTCATGCTAAGAACATTTCTGACAACAAAGTTTCACCTAGTACCGTGCCCGAAATTCGTGTCAGATCTAGTACCCCTCCTCCTAGTCTGTTAAATCAATGTCGACAACGGACAACTCATTACGGATCAACAAATACTAG GTGCAATCATACGGAATGCTGCGTTTCATGTGCCCGAAAACTAGAAATGGCTGCAGAAATAGAAGCCCAGCTGGAAATTTTTGGAGCAGAAATGGAAAGGCTACGCTCTCGATCGCAAGCAGTTCTTGGAATGTTGAACACGTTACACTCCGCAGATACGACAAACTGA